The following is a genomic window from Homalodisca vitripennis isolate AUS2020 chromosome 5, UT_GWSS_2.1, whole genome shotgun sequence.
CTGCCTCTAATTCGTACTCCATGTACAAAGAGCATTTTGTTAGAGGAAAAGAAGAAGACCACACAAGAGACTGCAGAAAAGGAAAGTAGGAAAACGAATCAAATCCTAGTACGCGAATTGGaactaaaaaaaaggaaaattctgGAAGTTGCCCAAAAGGAATGTGAAAGCATTGGtcaagaaattgaaaatttgatcaaataatttactaaaatctgttccatgtatatatgtaaatattatttgtgtatttctatcaataaaaaattgttcttgattttttttagtaaaactgtttctttactaTCCTGTGTATTTGAAGGGTTTTTcagacttaaaataaaaaatctaaatcatttacctatttggatattaaaatgtatttgtaacaaactgtcacaatataaacattaaattaagctttggtactttatcataattttttataggcctgcaatgtttttttactattttttttaatagtaacattacactaaaaaaaacagtagcagtcgtgggactgccgatagaagtgaaaacggaactattaagttgagagtaattaacaatacgttatagtagcagtacatctgtaattgtaaatgtgacgcgtttttaattttccaattttaaaatccacgaaaaaatattatcaaataactagaaatctattttaccacgctagtaagataaatcttataccgtaataatactcatttcatgatgaagaggttaaatattaaaaacataattaaaatgaataatgctaaattttaaatacaaatattcgtacaaatattaaaaatgtttaaaaatatattcgttgttttcatttataagtgagtaaacaccgagtgaacaacagtgagttgaacaccgttgtaaataatacagttattgctacggataaagtatataattgcaataacaaataaacccacaatatttttaaaactaataaattagttaaattaacttggttctttcgtaaaggtatttttattgcacaataaactaatttattgagttaatacggtatcagtgaggcaatgcgccaactacagttccggcagaaacgttcactcatcacttcatacgctactacaggctaaactaaacttccaataaaaaaatgataaattacataaaaagattcatctattttcacacaactttctcgctgacaaattttgtctgaccaaaaaataaaaaaaatcctcgcttactacttttttcttgtcattgtaaacgctatgtaaaatgtaaacaataatcaaaattatttcgaaatttttttaatatttaaaaatgtaaccaatagattgccaatattaagagctttaatttgacgcatcttacagaattgtacgacattggcttcacttttaaatcgcgagaggaagccgtaaaggtcactgattttcgcagtctgttttcatactccgccgggacagttttaacacagcgagactgactttttcatgcaggttagtagtccgcggccaagtgtacggttaaaaaacacagcgagactgactttttcatgcaggttagtatcattagcatgtcggtgacgcgaaccgaggattttaccctctaccaaaacgctcaacgcgcctaaagaagttttcacttcaaaaataatttcaaactaaaatgaAATGCCACATAAATAGcttagtattgtttaaataattaaattaacatattttatagatacGATTaacagttcaaagtttttgaactcATGGAAGTTCAATTATAAGTTACAACATATGAAAAAGCTCATTTACTATAGATTTTTCAACaacgaattataaaatgttaaaaatgtataaggacattaataatttaaacagggGACCCACTATCTTTGAGCATCGTCTAAAATAAAGGTATGTATTcctttaaactgttatttaaaaatatcatgatGCTGTTATTAAGccttaaatatttgataaatctttatttttacatggaAAGTGAACACTATTTCGTGACTTGATTTTGGCTTGTAAAGTTGTTAGTTACCGATAAAGAGCCAAAAGTAAACTGCGACAATagccttgaattttataattttgagccttgaaaaccttgaaatgtGCTTGAATTTTAGATTTGGCCATCACTGGACACCCTGTATGGCTATAATTAGGTGATATACAGAATCGTTTTAGCTCATTAACATTTTGCATGTGATTACGTAATGTAACAAATTTgtgaaacttccgaagaatgaaGATTATGACATGACATTGTGATGGAACCTGTTTTGCAATGGATTAATCTAGATGGCCTCTATCAACATGTAGTGTTTGTACTCTAATGTTGATAGAAATCTCAGGAGTTCAAATCACCACAGAATGTTTATACTCTGTTAGCTTGGctgctttacaaaattaaacttattggATTGCATCAatctttgttgttattaattagcTGTTTTCAATTCACTTTGACACGACTTACCCTaccaacatatttaaatatactgtagttgtaaatattttcgcattactttttttcaaatggaacctgttttaaaaaattccatcCAAGTCTTCCAATTTGCATTATGTCAAATAACcaaaaggttttgttttaaaatctgttgaTTACTAGTAAGGTTTAGTCTTCTCCTCTGGGTAGGATGGTATTCAAAGAAAAAGTAAGCTCTCAGTCTTCAACTATGTAGTAACAGTAACAACTGAAATGTACTGTCTGtctgtgtctgaagagatgaAACAATATCGGAAACAGCTTCACTAGCGGAGTATCTGCTTCTTTTCTCTACCAGGTTTACGCAAGGGAGCGATCATCATAGCACAAGAACCTGCCTATTGTGCCTTAGCAGGTTTAATGATGATAGGCAGCATAGTTTAATGAGGAATCACAAAAAGCAAAAGGCCTGTGAATTAGAAATAGAATGAGATTCATTTCTCGATGCAACAGATACTTTTTGTGAATCAacctttgtaaaaaatttaattgggcTATTATTTATAGGAATGTTTATATAGTACTTTAAGATGGAAGTGGTTTCTATCCATTTAAATAATGATGTACATACATATATGCACACTTTGATATAGATAAGGATATTAAAGAACAAAGTTCGTGTCAGTCATACAGGTTATTCCAAAATCAAATGAAACCAAAATTTTACAGCAATAGTTTAattcgaaaaataaattacagatacaTACCTACAGATTCTATAGTCTATTCTTAAGTGAATACATAGAATCACTAATGCTAATGGATGGCTGAAGTCTATGctaattgtaaaactaaaataacacattGTTATGTAGTCAGGAACTAAATTGCATTTTTACgtcctataaataaatatataattaatttaagatagtatttaataatacagttaCTGTTATAAGCTCAGGAAAttatttgtagaataataagttttccAGGAAACATTCAGCAACTTGTAGAGCTAATACTTTtcttaaatacatattaagttgtttttttttattaacctgCATAATGCAGTTTTACTACCAGTAATGCTAATGAGTAACTGTGCTCATATAATACCATGGTCTAAAAAACTGTGGTACACCTCCTTTATTCTTACGTTTAACACCTGTTGTGACTTTAATCCCTGTTCCACTTGGATTGATTGGGCGCCTAGGCCTGTGATAGATAAATGGACGTATTGGTTTATGCGTCACAAACTCCTTAACTGGAGGGGATCCTGTACTAGGAAAGTTAGGAGCTGGTACCCTTGTAGTGTAATGAGGCAGACCATGAAGATAGGGTGTTGAAGTCATACTAGTAGTTACCTCAGTTTGGTGGGTCTGTGGGGAATCAGGAATTACATCACTCGATGTTGGCCCAGGCAGAGTGTTATCAGTTAGGTTGCGTTCAGAAGGACTTTCTGTAGACTTTGGAAATAGTACATCTAGTATCTCATTTCCAGTGCTTGGTTGCTCAGGTTGTACACTATCTTTGTCTGGTTGTTGATCTGATGGTATATCTTGCACCTCATGTTTAGTGCTGGATTCAACAGGTAGTATATCTGTGCTTGGATACTGATCCGATGGTACATTTGGTATATTATGTTCAGTGCTTGGTTGTGCAGGTTCTACACTGCCTGAATCGGGATTTTGATTCGATGGTACATCTGGCATATTATTTCCAGTGCTTGGTTGTTCAGGCTGTACATTATTTATGTCTGGTTGTGGAACTGATGGTACATCTGGTATACTATGTTCTGTGGTTGTTTGTCCAGGTTGTACACTGCCTGTGTTGGTTTGTTGATCCGATGGTACATGTGGTATACTATGTTCTGTGGTTGTTTGTCCAGGTTGTACACTGCCTGTGTTGGTTTGTTGATCCGATGGTACATGTGGTATACTATGTTCTGTGGTTGTTTGTCCAGGTTGTACACTGCCTGTGGTTGTTTGTTGATCCGCTGGTACATGTGGTATACTATGTTCTGTGGTTGTTTCTCCAGGTTGTACAGTGCCTGTGTTGGTTTGCTGATCCGATGGTACGTGTGGTATACTATGTTCTGTGGTTGTTTCTCCAGGTTGTCTCCAGGTTGTACACTGCCTGTGGTTGTTTGTTGATCCAATGGTACGTGTGGTATACTATGTTCTGTGGTTGTTTCTCCAGGTTGTACAGTGCCTGTGTTGGTTTGCTGATCCGATGGTACGTGTGGTATACTATGTTCTGTGGTTGTTTCTCCAGGTTGTACACTGCCTGTGGTTGTTTGTTGATCCAATGGTACATGTGGTATACTATGTTCTGGGGTTGTTTCTCCAGGTTGTACACTGCCTGTGTTGGTTTGTTGATCCAATGGTACATGTGGTATACTATGTTCTGTGGTTGTTTCTCCAGGTTGTACACTGCCTGTGGTTGTTTGTTGATCCAATGGGTACATGTGGTATACTATGTTCTGTGGTTGTTTCTCCAGGTTGTACACTGCCTGTGTTGGTTTGTTGATCCGATGGTACATGTGGTATACTATGTTCTGTGGTTGTTTCTCCAGGTTGTACACTGCCTGTGGTTGTTTGTTGATCCAATGGTACATGTGGTATACTATGTTCTGGGGTTGTTTCTCCAGGTTGTACACTGCCTGTGTTGGTTTGTTGATCCGGTGGTATATGTGGTATACTATGTTCTGTGGTTGTTTCTCCAGGTTGTACACTGCCTGTGTTGGTTTGGTGATCCGATGGTACATGTGGTATACTATGTTCTGTGTTTGTTTGTCCAGGTTGTACAATGCCTGTAGTTGTTTGTTGATCCAGTGGTACGTGTGGTATACTATGTTCTGTGGTTGTTTCTCCAGGTTGTACACTGCCTGTGTTGGTTTGGTGATCCGATGGTACATGTGGTATACTATGTTCTGTGTTTGTTTGTCCAGGTTGTACACTGCCTGTGGTTGTTTGTTGATCCAATGGTACATGTGGTATACTATGTTCTGTGGTTGTTTCTCCAGGTTGTACACTGCCTGTGTTGGTTTGTTGATCCGGTGGTATATGTGGTATACTATGTTCTGTGGTTGTTTCTCCAGGTTGTACACTGCCTGTGTTGGTTTGGTGATCCGATGGTACATGTGGTATACTATGTTCTGTGTTTGTTTGTCCAGGTTGTACAATGCCTGTAGTTGTTTGTTGATCCAATGGTACGTGTGGTATACTATGTTCTGTGGTTGTTTCTCCAGGTTGTACACTGCCTGTGTTGGTTTGTTGATCCGATGGTACATGTGGTATACTATGTTCTGTGGTTGTTTCTCCAGGTTGTACACTGCCTGTGGTTGTTTGTTGATCCAATGGTACATGTGGTATACTATGTTCTGTGGTTGTTTCTCCAGGTTGTACACTGCCTGTGGTTGTTTGTTGATCCAATGGTACGTGTGGTATACTATGTTCTGTGGTTGTTTGTCCAGGTTGTACACTGCCTGTGGCTGTTTGTTGATCCAATGGTACATGTGGTATACTATGTTCTGTGGTTGTTTCTCCAGGTTGTACACTGCCTGTGGTTGTTTGTTGATCCAATGGTACATGTGGTATACTATGTTCTGTGGTTGTTTCTCCAGGTTGTACAGTGCCTGTGTTGGTTTGTTGATCCGATGATATATCTGTCATACTCATTTCCAGTGCTTGGTTGCTCAGGCTGTGCACTATTTTTGTCTGGTTTTTGATCTGATGTTACATTTGGCATTTCATGTTCAGTGCTATATTCTACAGGCAGAATATCCGTACTTGCGTGTTGATCCGATGGTACATCTGGCATCTCATGTTCAGTGAATGGCTGATCAGGCTGTGTACTATCTGTGTCTGGTTGTTGATCAAATGGTACATCTGGCATCTCATGTTCAGTACTAGGTTCTTCTGGCAGTATATCTGTGCTTGGGTATTGATCTGGTGGTACATTTGGTATATTATG
Proteins encoded in this region:
- the LOC124363380 gene encoding uncharacterized protein LOC124363380, with amino-acid sequence MYHWINKQPQAVYNLEKQPQNIVYHMYHWINKQPQAVYNLDKQPQNIVYHTYHWINKQPQAVYNLEKQPQNIVYHMYHWINKQPQAVYNLEKQPQNIVYHMYHRINKPTQAVYNLEKQPQNIVYHTYHWINKQLQALYNLDKQTQNIVYHMYHRITKPTQAVYNLEKQPQNIVYHIYHRINKPTQAVYNLEKQPQNIVYHMYHWINKQPQAVYNLDKQTQNIVYHMYHRITKPTQAVYNLEKQPQNIVYHTYHWINKQLQALYNLDKQTQNIVYHMYHRITKPTQAVYNLEKQPQNIVYHIYHRINKPTQAVYNLEKQPQNIVYHMYHWINKQPQAVYNLEKQPQNIVYHMYHRINKPTQAVYNLEKQPQNIVYHMYPLDQQTTTGSVQPGETTTEHSIPHVPLDQQTNTGSVQPGETTPEHSIPHVPLDQQTTTGSVQPGETTTEHSIPHVPSDQQTNTGTVQPGETTTEHSIPHVPLDQQTTTGSVQPGDNLEKQPQNIVYHTYHRISKPTQALYNLEKQPQNIVYHMYQRINKQPQAVYNLDKQPQNIVYHMYHRINKPTQAVYNLDKQPQNIVYHMYHRINKPTQAVYNLDKQPQNIVYQMYHQFHNQT